A genomic window from Brassica napus cultivar Da-Ae unplaced genomic scaffold, Da-Ae ScsIHWf_1425;HRSCAF=2013, whole genome shotgun sequence includes:
- the LOC106381520 gene encoding YTH domain-containing protein ECT2-like, with protein MVKSLKVDPLAKVTASTTSMKSPSEPYYEILETYQGLPCPYGGYYGFYYSGLDGSVGEAKDNGYYGYGTEVQYPVMQREDGSLIYMTPGFQSYDASPTFMPITAGSVSSQALRSPMYAAQGYYQNQYGYGDVSSPNYLWDPIGEKYVYGVASSTQPLKHNTSSSSHNHSSYYPKSKTSYGMGDRPKQPRKNSYAPLPIHNETEKVKARNKDNVNSTEGECESCVGYVIKRDQYNLPSFQTKYEEAMFFVIKSYSEDDIHKSIKYNVWSSTLNGNKKLDSAYQESQKKVAEKGGTCPVFLFFSVNASGQFCGVAEMTGRVDYEKSMEFWQQDKWTGYFPVKWHIIKDVPNPQLRHVILENNENKPVTNSRDTQEVRLPQGNEVLDIFKNYAAKTSILDDFDFYENREKVLVQKKLRLHPVQIKKKEEADLVADFKSMEISNAFKEETQT; from the exons ATGGTGAAGAGCCTTAAAGTGGATCCTCTTGCTAAGGTCACTGCCTCCACCACTTCCAtg AAGAGCCCATCAGAGCCATATTATGAAATTCTTGAGACGTATCAAGGCCTGCCTTGTCCATATGGTGGCTACTATGGATTCTACTATTCAGGTCTTGATGGTTCAGTTGGAGAAGCAAAGGATAATGGATACTATGGTTATGGAACAGAAGTTCAGTACCCG GTTATGCAAAGGGAAGATGGATCTTTAATCTACATGACGCCAGGGTTTCAATCTTATGATGCTAGTCCCACTTTTATGCCTATAACCGCGGGTAGTGTGTCAAGTCAGGCTCTTCGTTCACCCATGTATGCAGCTCAAGGATATTATCAGAACCAATATGGCTATGGAGATGTTTCATCGCCCAACTATTTATGGGACCCTATTGGAGAAAAGTATGTGTATGGTGTAGCTTCAAGTACCCAACCTTTGAAACATAACACATCTTCTTCCAGTCATAATCATAGCAGTTATTACCCAAAGAGCAAGACTTCTTATGGCATGGGAGATAGGCCTAAACAACCGCGAAAA AACAGCTATGCTCCGCTCCCAATACATAATGAAACAGAGAAGGTGAAAGCGAGAAACAAAGATAATGTTAATAGTACTGAAGGAGAATGTGAGTCCTGTGTAGGTTATGTGATCAAAAGGGATCAGTATAACCTCCCTAGCTTTCAGACGAagtatgaagaagcaatgttcTTTGTGATAAAATCATATAGCGAAGACGACATTCACAAGAGCATCAAGTACAATGTTTGGTCTAGTACTCTCAATGGGAACAAGAAGTTAGACAGTGCATATCAAGAATCTCAAAAGAAGGTTGCAGAGAAAGGTGGAACGTGCCcggtcttcctcttcttctcg GTGAATGCAAGTGGTCAGTTTTGTGGTGTAGCTGAGATGACTGGGAGAGTGGATTACGAGAAGAGCATGGAGTTTTGGCAGCAAGATAAGTGGACTGGCTATTTTCCTGTCAAGTGGCACATAATCAAAGATGTTCCAAATCCGCAGTTACGCCATGTAATACTAGAGAACAATGAGAACAAGCCTGTAACAAATAGTAGAGACACACAAGAG GTGAGGTTGCCACAAGGGAATGAAGTGTTGGACATCTTCAAGAACTATGCAGCAAAGACATCTATATTAGATGATTTCGATTTTTATGAAAACAGAGAGAAGGTTTTGGTTCAGAAGAAGCTAAGGTTACATCCGGTTCAGATAAAG aagaaagaagaagcagaCTTGGTTGCTGACTTCAAATCAATGGAGATATCAAATGCATTCAAAGAGGAGACACAGACTTAA